The DNA sequence CCGGACGAGACTCGAACTCGCGACCCCGTGCGTGACAGGCACGTATTCTAACCAACTGAACTACCGGACCTTATTAAATGTAAACTATAACTTTTTATTTGTCTAAAACATTGCAAAGTTACAGTTTTAATCCATTAAATACAATACCTTTGAAAATTATTTTTTTAATCTTAAATTTGCAGTTTTAAAAATGTACTTTTTATTTATATCTCTTTTTATACAATGCATTTAGATTTCGAAAAGCCGATTATTGAGCTTGAAGCCAAATTAGCAGATATGAAATTGTTAGCTGAAGAAAACAATGTTGATCTTACACCAGCCATGAAATCTTTGGATGAACAGATCAGGAAATTAAAGAAAGAGACCTTTCAGAATCTTACTCCATGGCAGCGTGTACAACTGGCACGCCATGCTGACAGGCCTTACACTTTAGACTATATTCATGCCATTGCTGATAGTTTTATTGAATTGCATGGGGATCGAAATTTTAAGGATGATAAAGCAATGGTTGGTGGATTTGGCCAGGTTAAGGGAAAAACCATTATGTTTATTGGTCAGCAGAAAGGGAGAACAACAAAACAAAGGCAGATGCGGAATTTCGGTATGGCAAACCCGGAAGGTTATCGTAAAGCGATAAGATTAATGAAGCTGGCGGAAAAATTTAATAAGCCTGTTGTAACATTGATAGATACTCCGGGTGCTTATCCGGGAATGGAAGCCGAAGAAAGAGGACAGGCAGAAGCTATCGCAAGAAATATCCAGGGAATGAGTATGCTAAAGGTGCCTGTAATATGTATTATTATTGGAGAAGGGGCTTCCGGAGGCGCTTTAGGAATTGCAGTAGGTGATAAAGTTTTCATGCTGGAAAATACCTGGTATTCTGTTATTTCCCCGGAATCATGCTCCTCCATACTCTGGAGAAGCTGGGATTATAAAGAACAAGCTGCTGAAGCGTTAAAACTAACAGCGCAGGATATGCTAAAATTTAACCTTATCGATGAAATTATCAAAGAGCCATTAGGCGGTGCTCACACAGACCCGGTAAAAATGGCAAAAACCCTTAAAAAAGTAATTCTGGATAATATTGCAGAACTCAGCCAACTGTCTCCTGAACAAAGAATTAAAAATCGTATGGAAAAATTTGA is a window from the Cytophagales bacterium genome containing:
- a CDS encoding acetyl-CoA carboxylase carboxyltransferase subunit alpha → MHLDFEKPIIELEAKLADMKLLAEENNVDLTPAMKSLDEQIRKLKKETFQNLTPWQRVQLARHADRPYTLDYIHAIADSFIELHGDRNFKDDKAMVGGFGQVKGKTIMFIGQQKGRTTKQRQMRNFGMANPEGYRKAIRLMKLAEKFNKPVVTLIDTPGAYPGMEAEERGQAEAIARNIQGMSMLKVPVICIIIGEGASGGALGIAVGDKVFMLENTWYSVISPESCSSILWRSWDYKEQAAEALKLTAQDMLKFNLIDEIIKEPLGGAHTDPVKMAKTLKKVILDNIAELSQLSPEQRIKNRMEKFDAMGAIKN